The nucleotide sequence gggggaggatccccggaccccccgcttctatagggggggatcgatgattctttataaaaaggtatattccccccccccctccctttggaaatttagttgtgcCCCTGGTTAAGGTAGTAGTAGTTGAAAGCTCAAGAAAAGCAGGATAACAGATCGGCCCGAGTATCGGCCGACGCGAGGCACCGGTGCCGGGTGAACAGCGGAGGCGTGGCGGGGGGTGGTTCCCAGGGGATCATCCAGGTGCTGCAGCAGGACAACCTGAAGCACGAGATCCCGCAGGTGCACCGCGACATCCTGGAGCTGGACATCCAGGGGGCCATGTCCAGCGGCAAGTTCACGGTGGCTCGCGACCTGCCCCTGCAGGTGACCACGCTCAACGCCGTGAACCGCGTGGTGACGGGCGCCGTGGACTGGAGCAGCGTTAGCGGCCGCCGCCCCGCCCTGCCGGCGCCCAGGGCCCTCGACGCGCTCGTCAGCGTGAGTGGCCGGCCTCCTGTCCCCCTGTCCCCTGTTCCCGCCGGGCCGGAGCCAATCAGTCACAGCTCTTTTTGCTATTCATTTTTATCCGATGTTCCAACGCAAAATAAACTCTTAAATTGGGAACAAGAACTGCGATTCGCAAGTGTGAGcgcaatctatttttttttgttgctcctGACTCCGCTGCACTAATTAGTTACCCTGACTGTACAGTGGCGTGCCCTTGTGCGCTATGACTCTGTGTGTCACGTTCACCCCACCCTTACTCACTCCTtcttcacttaatttttttctgcagttTCGTTGTGAAGCACGATTATTTGGTTTGTAATGtgttaaaattataacatatttttataaacacTTCCCTGTTATCCGACATTTTCTGAGTTTCTACCGGTCTGTTGATGTCGGATAAGTAGTGAGTGTGTTAGTTCCTCAGAAGGATGTATGGCTGGCTACACCAGAGAGAATCGGGTGGTTTCCCCTTAAACGAGGGTTTTCAACCTCGCACGAGGAGGTCTGCTGTCTGTCGGGGGTGGTAACTGCTTTGTGGTCGCGCGCAGGCTCTCAAGCCGGTGCTGTCTGTGGCGACGGACGCAGAGAAGCAGAGAGTCAAGATGTTCCTCGTCGACCTGGTGGAGTACGACGTCTACCAGGGGCTGCCGGAGCGGGTGTTGTCCACGCCCGAGCTCCGGAACCTGTTCGACGCGGAGGAGCTCCACACGTTTTCCAAGAGGACCGCCAAAGCCCCGGAGGAAGACATTCCGCAGTTGCTTCTCACCTCAGACTGGGATATTCCGGAAAGTTTACTGCAAGGTGGGATTGCGTTCGGGTAGTTCTTTTTAGGATTAGAGAGTAGATTCAGATGTACTGTCGATGAAAATAAAACCTCTgctcttaaaatttttataaaccatCTCTCTTCATCTTTTTCTTGTATCTATCATTATTCTCTTCATGTCTAGTGTACCTCTCCCTCCCCTATCTTTtgctttgttattatttgttattactagagacatgcaaaattcgcggtttcgatggccttcaggatagactgcacatacccctgtacactcgggcaaataacgcaagttcattggcttccgactagtaagtcgtctcagctggtttgtctgtgattcgatccttctttggttgagggtttataactggttgagattcgtccagatgaacagtaagccaatagcaaaattatctaagaggtatatgtgtttgaattctagcctatcaccgaatgaatctgcgaattttgcaggtctccagtTATTAccttttccttttttaaatattatctgatCTAACCTCGCTTCTCCCATTATtcattttttatcttttctttatTCCCTCCTAtatttctcttcttttttttggccaattttggaCCATGTATCATTCACCATTGAAATTTGAAATAGGACAgccgtaattttataatttttgaatgagcAAAATCTAACACACCTGATTGATTTTTGTTTCTTATCCAGAGAATCAGCAGCTGCAAAATGGCAGCCTTGAACAGAAACTCATTCTCAGTTACGACACAGATGAAATCGAAGCACTCCTGAAAAGAATTTGCCCAGCAAATCCCATGAAAGTTCAGTGGAGGATAAATAATAAGGTGAATTGCTTGGTAAAATCACTTCAACACATTGGTCATATATGATTATATGATTACCACTCGCAATAAATTAGCTAGGCCTGCAAATTCACCAATGTGATGGTGAAAAGTTAGTTGTTTATGCCAATCAGTTCTTTCTTTATGAATGATGGATTAGCATCTCAATTTAATTGCATCTTTACTCACTTTATAAATCATGCCTACAAGCTGGAAGTGTTTATGTAGggtggttattatttttttacagaaatatttttatatacgtaGTAGCCTGTTTTAACCAGTTACATTCGGATCTTTTTTTGGCCATCATATTGTGTTTCTTTGCCAGATTACTTCTGACTAATTGTAGGCTAATAATATTACAGATAAgctgtaaaatatattatataacattTGTTATGTGTGGGATCATCCATTTCTTTAGCAAACAACAGATGATAATATTTGACATTGTATGTTGACGCAGTGGGAGCTGCCGATTCCATTGCAAAGTGTCGTCATGAGTCTGCCGCGAGGGTTCCTGCAAGACTTTGTGTACCTCCTGCTGGCAAAGTCTCGGGAGCTCACCGCGTTGAAGGTAAATGTTTGTTTCTGTCTGTTATTGAAGTTTCTTATGacgtacagtaaaaaaaaaaaattcttaaataatttttttccattgcaagaaccattcaaagtacgtataaactttttaaactatttgtaaaaaataacattatcatTATATTATAGTAACGGTAAACTACGGTATAGAATGGTTGAATATGCACATGTGTATGgtatattttgtctttctttaccACCTAATAATGGTAATTTTGCTACATTTGTATAAAACTGTTTTACATTTAGTATTGTGTGTTTCTGTGAAAGTATAATTTACCTAAATATTATTCCATTTTTGCAGAAAATTTTCCAgaatgtgtgcatgtgtgcatgcataggcgcgtgcgtgtgtgttgtTGAATACATGAAACACTCATGTCACGTTTGTATGAAAGAAATGCGTATAAAAATGTGCAAATCGTAATTAAAcatagactacttggaaacacaatacCAGCCGCTTTTGTGTGTGTGAGGCATGTCTGGCTATATTGGGGAGgatatacacctatccctcacttagcacggcttcagattgtgcaaattcatttagcgcgattttaattttactgccccagtcctAAATGGCACTTCTGTAAAcctcagttagcacgaaatctcggtaggcaaaaaaaaaaaagtcgagcacgatgacacaaagtctgtttcaacttctgtgaaCATGTGATGTGGGATAcatttagccaaacaagggggggggggggggagagagagagagagagagaatcgcATGCAGgactgtctacgctatcggctgttgtacaaacatcagctgtggcaagttaaattgcggctatggaatGTAAAGTACCTAATGTTTTtatgtccgcgcgtatgccgctgtgccgtaccattgtcgcctggccacagaccgggccgtgaactcagtctagccagtggcagagaattcactcaaaaaaattCAACGTTTGCCCATTCAGCTgtcggtaactgtacgtgcttgatcactcataatgcatcgtgtttagtatttgagacaaaactagaagtattacagaTTGTCATGAAGACCACGCtgatgttggtcgcactttagttttaagcaagtcaactgtgcgcacaatcgtataaaataaggactcttaccaaaagattatataagtctgatgctgttgtttgtactagcgggaatatatttgacattagataccgaaacagaaatgaacagattattcacgtggaaaaggttgttaaatgaatgttgaattgaataaaaaaattggcttgaaaggattggtgtgaaccaggtggtgatacacaaataagcacttcaatttttgaaaaattaaattataactatcccgacagtaatatcggtttcactgtcagaaaaaggatggtttggaaaagtacgcgacgtgagttgaaggtcacgcccgggcgggcaagccagccagccgactgacgataaagtacataaccacgtatctcccgttacgcagtgtcggTATTTGTcgtacaaagtgcgatgggaggcatataaagataaacgGTGTGACATATCTATAGTCGAGTGTTactcaacgcatttatattacataaaagtatattcctgcacaattttggaacatattttaaaaaattagccttgctattcaTGGAAACTATGGCTTCAGAATACACAATTTTGAAAAACACGAGTATtcttaggaacaaattagtcgtgctaagtgaaaAATAGGTGTACATTAATGTAGACCactaaggcaaaaaaaaatccaaaatattaaataatatctcTGTAATCTTATGTATCTTAcattgctgtaattttttttaggattttattattattattattattattattattattattattattattattattgaaaaatcCTGTAAGGGTGGGATTCGGACCCAACGGACCTCCCCTCTGGGCTACGTCCCTAGTTGTATGTCGACGGATGCACGTTCAACAATGCTGCACGATTGGAAGTATGTACTGTGCTCGTGTACGGGTTTTGTCGCTGGCGCAGGACTTCGATGCGGCCCAGGCGATGCTGGGCGCGGTGGAGGCCCGCGCGAAGGGCGCGGCGGGCGTGCCCAGCGGCGCGCTCTACAAGCTCACCAAGCTGCTGGGCTGGGAGGGCCTGCTCATCAGGGTCACGCAGCTGCTGGCCGAGTGGCCGTGCCCCAAGATCAGTGAGTGGCGCCGACGCGGTGGGCCTGTGCGAGTACCTGGGGACAGTGACTGgccattttaaaaattctatgcAGATGCAGAGAAAATAcagtcagtggcgtagcaagcgggtggcagggatgacCCCCGCCAGGGGCGACGGTgcagcaagggggggggggggggggcgccacgacggtttcgcgttactgacctcgccccccctcctttttttttaatccagagGGGTtgccattttcaattctggccagtgGCGCCAGTCACCTCAGCTACGTCACTGAATACATGTTGCagctttctaaaaaaaaaaaaattggagaatctgtttacttaatatgTATTTAGCTCATCTCACTCGAAAGTCTGCCAACCCCTGGTCCAGAtaggataatttttttataatttttttacattgctttGACGGGGTACAcacaaacaccccctcccccccccccccctccattttcaGTGCCCTCTTATCAGTCTGTGTGTTTGCCTGGGGATGGGTGCAGATTTACTGTTCCCAAAAATGTTTATGAATGTTGTGTCTTAAGAAACCTACCTACTTTGTCAGTCTGAGTTGTCATCGTTATTTTCTCAGAGTATTGTGTAACTTCGTAGTTGAATCCACGTGTACATCATTTGTATTGTCGTCGTGCTCCATATGATCTGTTTTGAATCATTGTTAGGGTTCTTTTGTTTGTCACTTTGTTGTTCCTCGTCGACCTAGTATAATACGATGTGTACCAAGGGCTGCCGGAGCGGGTGTTGTCAGCGCattgtaaattattacattattatttaatatatatatatatatatatatatataatattgaccACTGaatctatatttttttatttaattttaatttatacttatatgtatataacattccagtccttttattattttatttatattaaatatttgcatgcaaaattagacgtagttatgcaaaaaaggaaccaacccataattttgttatattttattttgaaaataaattaaaatagtacaacaAGGtcgatcgtaccgtcgttgctattattataatATCGGTATTTATACATTGACCAtcaaaattatacccacattatgttatcaatattgagaattacaatttatgattaagttttaacttcaaaatttctcGGAATAGGTTtcattgtgggttggttccttttcgCACAACCACGTCCGATTGAGGTTGGTTTGTTTGCGGTGCCGAGCGAGTGTGGCTGGTGACGTGCGTATGCGGTCAGACCGGCAGGGCGTGGCGGCGGACTGCAAGGCCTGCCTGTCTGCGCTCAAGTCCGGGGAGCAGGTCCTGCCGCGGGTGGAGGTGAGCGAGCAGTGCGCCGCGTGCCTGCTGAACCTCGGCGAGTGGGACTTCCTGGCCGGCCTGGACAAGCGCTGGAACTACTTCGAGCTGACGGCGGCCGTCGCGCGCGCCTGCGCCGACGTCGCCAGGCACAAGGGCAGCAAGAAGGCATGCAAGGACGCCTGGGACCTGGGTGAGCTCGCGGGGATGTTCTCTGTGCCctctctgtcagtctgtgtgtgccTGGGACCTGGGTGAGCTCGCGGAGATGTTCTCTATGCcctctgtcagtctgtgtgtgccTGGGACCTGGGTGAGCTCGCGGGATGTTCTCTGTGCCctctgtcagtctgtgtgcctGGGACCTGGGTGAGCTCGCGGGATGTTCTCAGTGCcctctgtcagtctgtgtgtgccTGGGACCTGGGTGAGCTCGCGGGATGTTCTCTGTGCCCTCTGTCAGTCTGAGAGTGCCTGAACCTGGGTGAGCTCGCGGGATGTTCTCTGTGCcctctgtcagtctgtgtgtgccTGGGACCTGGGTGAGAACGCTGGGATGTTCTCTGTGCCCTCTGTCAGTCTGTGTGCGCGCCTGGGACCTGGGCGAGCTCGCGGAGATGATCTCTGTGCcctctgtcagtctgtgtgtgccTGGGACCTGGGTGAGCTCGCTGGGATGTTCTCTGTGCcctctgtcagtctgtgtgtgccTGGGACCTGGGCGAGCTCGCGGGGATGTTCTCTGTGCcctctgtcagtctgtgtgtgccTGGGACCTGGGCGAGCTCGCGGGGATGTTCTCTGTGCcctctgtcagtctgtgtgtgccTGGGACCTGGGCGAGGTCGCGGGGATGTTCTCTGTGCcctctgtcagtctgtgtgtgccTGGGACCTGGGTGAGCTCGCGGGGATGTTCTCTGTGCcctctgtcagtctgtgtgtgccTGGGACCTGGGCGAGCTCGCGGGGATGTTCTCTGTGCCctctctgtcagtctgtgtgtgccTGGGACCTGGGCGAGCTCGCGGGGATGTTCTCTGTGCCctctctgtcagtctgtgtgtgccTGGGACCTGGGTGAGCTCGCGGGGATGTTCTCTGTGCCctctctgtcagtctgtgtgtgccTGGGACCTGGGTGAGCTCGCGGGGATGTTCTCTGTGCCctctctgtcagtctgtgtgtgccTGGGACCTGGGTGAGCTCGCGGGGATTTCTCTGTGCCctctctgtcagtctgtgtgcGCGCCTGGGACCTGGGTGAGCTCGCGGAGATGTTCTCTGTGCcctctgtcagtctgtgtgtgccTGGGACCTGGGCGAGCTCGCGGGGATGTTCTCTGTGCcctctgtcagtctgtgtgtgccTGGGACCTGGGTGAGCTAGCGGGGATGTTCTCTGTGCcctctgtcagtctgtgtgtgccTGGGACCTGGGTGAGCTCGCGGGGATGCCGACTCTGCGCCCTCTCTGTCAGTTTGTGTGTGCGCGCCTGGGGACGGGTGCACACTTCTCTGTTCCCGAAAATGTTTATGAATGCTGTGTCTCAAGAAACCTACATACTTTGTCAGCCTGTGTTGCCATCGTTATTTTCTCAGAGTATTGTGTAATTTCGTAGTTGAATCCACGCGTACGTAATCTGTATTGTCGTCGTCGTGCTCCGCATTATCTGTTTTGAGTCACAACTTGCACCATCGCTAGACACACGATCACTTCGTGAACCGCGATGAAACCAAAACAAAGAAACGCAGCGGAAATCGTCGAGTAATCagcaatttgaattaaaaatttcattgaaatcaccaaattgaactagtaaatagattttttatttttttgttaatcttttaatTGTTCTTATTAACTCAACTTTACATTTATGACATTGGAACATTTTTGTAATGCGCAATTACGTGCTGGTTTATTTGCATTGTTGCGAGTATTTAGTTACGCTCGTTACAAATTGTTATATTTTGGAAAAGagcaaaaagagaaaattttgtgattacttttaattttttactatgacctattttagtttaccaaatatatattccagggtagttaaatcaacattaagtttcatttggcacaccaatatgtttaatgtaccctaatgtttacaaaagtgagTATAAATGGGTTTATGTTGCCAcacgtcggtccgccatctttgtgtcgaTTTCCGTTCACTGACTTCCGTTTCGCTTGTACGAAGTTAATGCTACCAAGCGCCGTGCGCCGGGAGCCTAGACGCGTGACGTTGGCCGCAGTGCTACCGGTGTTCGGGTCGGGCGGGCAGCAGAAGCGCAGCAGCTCCGGGGCAGTGTCCCTGGTGCAGCGGGACTCGCCCACGGGATTCGGCTCCGCGCAGAGCCGCGCCTCgctgctgcagttcctggaccgGCTGCGCGACGCGGCCGTGCTGGCGGTCGTCGTCTCGCTGCTGGCGCGGCTGCACAACGTGCTGCGCGACGAGCCGGCGCTCGAGCTGTGCGTGGAGCACGTCGCGCTCTGGCCCGCCGTCGTCAGCAAGTGAGTCCCCGGTCCCCAGTCCCCGGTCCCCGGGCCGTCGTCACCAAGTGAGTCCCCGGTCCCTGGTCCCCAGTCCCCGGGCCGTCGTCAGCAAGTGAGTCCCGGTCCCCAGTCCCCGGGCCGTCGTCACCAAGTGAGTCCCCGGTCCCTGGTCCCCGGTCCCCGGTCCCCGGGCCGTCGTCAGCAAGTGAGTCCCGGTCCCCAGTCCCCGGGCCGTCAGCAAGTGAGTCCCCGGTCCCCAGTCCCCGGGCCGTCGTCAGCAAGTGAGTCCCCGGTCCCCAGTCCCCGGTCCCCGGGCCGTCGTCACCAAGTGAGTCCCCGGTCCCTGGTCCCCAGTCCCCGGGCCGTCGTCACCAAGTGAGTCCCCGGTCCCTGGTCCCCAGTCCCCGGGCCGTCGTCAGCAAGTGAGTCCCGGTCCCCAGTCCCCGGGCCGTCAGCAAGTGAGTCCCGGTCCCCAGTCCCCGGGCCGTCGTCAGCAAGTGAGTCCCCGGTCCCCAGTCCCCGGTCCCCGGGCCGTCGTCACCAAGTGAGTCCCCGGTCCCTGGTCCCCGGTCCCCGGTCCCCGGGCCGTCGTCAGCAAGTGAGTCCCGGTCCCCAGTCCCCGGGCCGTCAGCAAGTGAGTCCCCGGTCCCCAGTCCCCGGGCCGTCGTTAGCAAGTGAGTCCCGGTCCCCAGTCCCCGGGCCGTCGTCAGCAAGTGAGTCCCCGGTCCCTGGTCCCCGGTCCCCAGTCCCCGGGCCGTCGTCAGCAAGTGGGTCCCTGGTCCCCGGTCCCCGGGCCGTCGTTAGCAAGTGAGTCCCCGGTCCCCAGTCCCCGGGCCGTCGTCAGCAAGTGGGTCCCTGGTCCCCGGTCCCTGGGCCGTCGTCAGCATGTGAGTCCCCGGTCCCCGGTCCCCAGTCCCCGGGCCGTCGTCAGCAAGTGAGTCCCGGTCCCCAGTCCCCGGGCCGTCAGCAAGTGAGTCCCCGGTCCCCAGTCCCCGGGCCATCGTCAGCAAGTGAGTCCCCGTTCCCCGGGCCGTCGTCAGCAAGTGAGTCCCCGTTCCCCGGGCCGTCGTCAGCATGTGAGTCCCCGGTCCCTGGTCCCCGGGCcactacatacatttttttttcaattttatgttttagtgtcattttttgttttataacagTTCACCATAAAATTGTGTTTCCTACTGATATGCTGAAGACCAATATCAAACAGTTCTCATATTACGTAGATACAAGAAGTGACACTATTTTAAACAAATACCCTAATGATACTCTTGACACATCATGTGCCTTCTATTTGTTGGCTGTGACAGTGTCAAGTTTTCACATTACTACACT is from Bacillus rossius redtenbacheri isolate Brsri chromosome 15, Brsri_v3, whole genome shotgun sequence and encodes:
- the LOC134539226 gene encoding integrator complex subunit 8 isoform X3, with protein sequence MEVELLRPGTVPISPDTLLWFEFLLDPALLEKHLSKQNPDPAPTDLIVKFLSIVLDRKDEVKLTEALDSVDTVKIEETAVKPNRKCLALKILSLKVAAHLRWNLTIIESKLPLPMQVALMQALLQVALEREADPAQHPGLDLGTLPGHALFAVALYHTWVLRALMYNRLAARQPRPAFVAIPGLQDPMFVPPSVTDELLLSLEGQAEASLEVLGRVVVSGRPARVPSLDSFVVPREHGPDDCQEWGRCLPVSLAEFHCQLLFDLGRFHFYRAEYGPASEHFRTAVELYRELDPGRLCYCVVSPGELDGYGKACDIVPPAPSENLLYQMHRCIRDQYTGIIQVLQQDNLKHEIPQVHRDILELDIQGAMSSGKFTVARDLPLQVTTLNAVNRVVTGAVDWSSVSGRRPALPAPRALDALVSALKPVLSVATDAEKQRVKMFLVDLVEYDVYQGLPERVLSTPELRNLFDAEELHTFSKRTAKAPEEDIPQLLLTSDWDIPESLLQENQQLQNGSLEQKLILSYDTDEIEALLKRICPANPMKVQWRINNKWELPIPLQSVVMSLPRGFLQDFVYLLLAKSRELTALKDFDAAQAMLGAVEARAKGAAGVPSGALYKLTKLLGWEGLLIRVTQLLAEWPCPKIRRGGGLQGLPVCAQVRGAGPAAGGGERAVRRVPAEPRRVGLPGRPGQALELLRADGGRRARLRRRRQAQGQQEGMQGRLGPGATGVRVGRAAEAQQLRGSVPGAAGLAHGIRLRAEPRLAAAVPGPAARRGRAGGRRLAAGAAAQRAARRAGARAVRGARRALARRRQQCQLVPHARGSRDTFPAGADSLEVPSYKHFLVEANGRY